The sequence CGCAGTCCGTCCACGCCAAGTTCATCGATGTAGAAATGGTAAATGTCGACAAACTCATCGACGAGTTTATCGAAGTGCGGCGAATCCGGTTCGGTGTTGAATGCCCTCAGCGAGAAGAAGTCGCAACGCTGTTCTTCGCCATCGGTTTTTCCCAGACTGTCGGGGCTGAATCCCTTGGCCCAATAGAGTTCCATATCCTGGAAAAAACCGCTGGGTTTTCCGACGTTCCAATGCGGGTCGTCGGTCCAGCGCGCGCTCTTGAGATAGGATCCATCCGGTTTGTACGGAGGCATCCACTCTTCGGCCTTGCCGTCGTGCGAGCCGTTGCCGTCGAGGTCGTAGTAGAACAGCGGCCCGATGTGGTTGCAGACCATGTCCTGAACCACCTTGATGTTGTTCTGGTGGGCGAGGTCGATCAGATCCTTGTAATGCCGCAACCGGCCTTCGCGCCCTTTTGCGTAGGGCGTGCCCGACCGGCTGTTTGCGCTGGTCAGATGCGGGTCGATGTCGCGGAAGTCCTGCGCCCAGTAGCCATGGTAGCCACTCTTGCTGCCGCCCAGGTCGTGGAGCGACATCCAGGCGTTGCGCACCGGCGGGGTGATCCAGATGGCGCTGATTCCAAGGTCGGTGAAATAGCCATCGACGAGCGCGTTTTCCACGCCGCGGAAATCGCCGCCGTGGTAGAGGTTGATGTTTTCCTGGGCGGGGTCGTACAGCGCGGGGTCGGAGCCGGGGGGCATGTTGTTTTCCGGATCGCCGTCATGGAAGCGGTCGGTCATCAAAAAATAGATGACGTCGTCCTTCCAGGGCCGCTCAATCCAGTCGCGCGCCGAAACACCAACGCTCATGGCAAGGCAGAGGCAAACAACGGATTTGATTCTGTTCATGAAACCTCAACGGATTTGTGTTTTACCACTGTGGTGAGCGTGCTTTTAATAATCGGAGTCTCTGCCGGCATCGCCGATCAAAGCCCGGAGCGATTGGTTAAAGCCGGTTGCTTGTTTCAATTCCTCGATACTTTGGTGCATCCTGAACCTCCACTGATGCCGTACGTTGCTGGGTTGGTTAATCTGCTCCTCGTGCGTCTCGTCCCATCGGAGGTCGCCATCCATGGCCAGTAAATCCTGAACGGGGAACGTGGTCCACATCGCCGGCGAATGAAGGTGCTGGGCAATGATCTTCGTGCAAACCCATGGCTCGGCAAAATATGGAGCGGTCCCGTGCAGGCCCAGCTCGTTGTTGTAAAACGATTGAATGGATTCCCGGTCGGCCTCCCACCAGCCCCGGATGGTCGGCATGTCGTGTGTTGATGTCGTGCAGACCGAGAGATAAGGTGCATCGGATGGATGGGCATATTCCACCTTCGGGTCTTTCGGCATGCGCTGGATCTCGAGGCTTAGGATGTCCAGTTGTTCCATGACGGGTGGAACGCAACCGGGAACCATGCCCAGGTCTTCGCCGCAAACCAGCATGTCGCTGGCAGACAGGATCGCCGGTAGTTTTTCCATGGCTTTGTGATGCCAGAACTCATCATGTCGTTTGTAGAAGAAGTGGATATAGAGCTGGTCGAGCTGTTGTTTCGTATGCGCATCCAACTCGGCGTAGGATGACGTTGAATGAAGCGAGATCCTTGGGTGCCACTCGTCACATCCGGTTTGAATGAACAACACGTTTGCAATGAGATCGAACAATCCATCCCGGGTCTTCCGGTTTTCGTCGGTCAGATCTTCCTCTTCGATGCCCTTCAGGAAGTGCCGGTTTACTTTCAGTTGCGAGTCATATTCCTTTTTCATCCGGTATCCGCCGGCATCTGTTTGTTCTAGAAACGTCTTAATCACCTCGCCGGTGGATTCACCAAACAGGTCATGCAGCAAGGGCTCGCGGATGTAGGGTGAGGCCATGCGTTCGGGATCGAAGCCAATCCCGAACCGTTCAATTTCCCGGGTGGCCATGGGCAGGGCGGGCTTGAAATATCCCAGCACACCCTCAACGGCATCGAGCGGTATTTCCCAGATTCTGAAGAAGCCCAGGATGTGGTCGATGCGGTAGGCGTCAAAATAGGTCCCCATGTGATGCAGGCGCTTCTTCCACCATGAGAAGTCCTCTTTGGCCATGGCTTCCCAGTTGTAGGTCGGGAAGCCCCAGTTTTGCCCCTTGATGGCGAAGTCATCGGGCGGGGCCCCGGCTTGCGCGCCAAGGTTGAAGAGGTGGGGTTCCGTCCAGGCCTCAACACTGTCGGGGCTTATGCCAATCGGAATGTCGCCTTTCAGCACAATTCCATTCGCGCGCGCATGCGCAGAGACGGCGCGTAATTGTTTATCAAGATGGTATTGGATGAAATAGTGAACGGCGATGTCGTCCCAGGCTTCGGATTCCTTGCTGCATAGCTGCTCGATGGCCGCCTTGTCGTATGTGCCGTATTCCTTCCATTGCCTGAAGTCAGGACTCTTCATCTTGTCCCGGAGGTAGGCAAACGCCGCATAGGGAATCAGCCACTCCCTGTTTTTCCTGAAGAAGGCCTTGTAGTCTTTGCGCTCAAAGGTCGCATCTTTTTCCTGATCATAAATCAGTTTGTAGTACCGGGATTTGATTCGGTGAACGTCCGGGAAACTCACATGTGGTTCGGCATTGAGCTCCATCAACCGAGCCGAAATTTCGCCCATCAATTTTTTGTCGTGCAGTGCCCCGACCTGGCGCAGGTCCATGTAAATGGGGTGGAGCGCCATGACCGAGATGGATTTGTAGGGATAGGAATCGAGCCAGTTGTGCGATGCAACGGTTTCGTTGAGCGGGAGGAGCTGCACCATTTTCATGCCGACCTGCTTGGCCCAGTCAATGAAGTCGATCAGGTCGCCAAAGTCGCCGATCCCGGCGCTCGCATCGCTTCTCAATGAAAACACCGGAACGGCGACTCCCGCTCCCTTCCAATTGCCCAGTGGATACCGGAAGGATTCGTCGGCTTGAATGAACAGATATTCAGGGTCCTTTTCCGGCAGGGCATCGATTCGCCGGTCGAAACCGTCTTCGATCGTTGCGACCATCTTCTTCTGCGTATCGTAGATTCCATATTTATAGATGATGGGAAGCGAAAGGCCGGCGGCGTCGATGGAGCCGGCCCATTCGGGGAAATCATTTCCGCACGCGAGCAAAAGCGGTTTTGTTTGGTCCCAGAGGCCGAGTGCCGCCTGGTTGCCCAGCACGCACGCCTGGTAGCGAGGTCCGATACGGGGCATCGATATGCTGAACCGCAAGGCCTGTTTCGATTCCGAACCGGTGGCCCGGTGGCCTGCATTGGGTTTCAGCAGAACCTCTCGAAAGGCCGCGCCATACATGATCCGCTCTTCGCCCGAGGGGGAGCGCCATTGGTCGTGCGCAAAAACCACCGGCGGGGTGGGTTCCGCAACCTTGAGTTTTCTCCCGCCGCCCCATTCCCAGCGACAGTTTCCTTGTTCATCCAAAACACCATACGTGTATTCCAATGGGGTGGCGCTTGCCGGGATGTCCAACGTAGCGGACCAGTTGCCGTCGTTGATCGGGGTTAGCCTAACGGCCTTGGAAGCGTCCCCGCTCCCCAGGGCCTTGGCCGGTCCGCCCACGCAAATGTGCTGCCCGGGAATCGTGTGGTAATGGATGCGGAAGTTGATTTTCATAGGCTGATTGTTCCAGGGGTTAAGGGCCCGTTACGCGGCCGGTTGTTTTGCGGCCATCCGTCTTACCACAACGATTAAAAGCGCAACCACAACAAGAAGCACCGGACCGACCAGCATGGCGTTCGCCCGGCCAAAGTGTACGCCAAGCAACCCCGACATGCCGGTGCCGACCGGAATGCCGATCGACCCGCACGTGATGATGAACGAGGTCGCTTGCGGACTCGCGTGCCCAATCTGGTCGAGGCCATACCCCAGAATGGCCGGGTAGATGCATGAGTTGGCCAAGCCGAGCAGCACCATGAAGAAGATGACCGGATACAGGTGGGTGAGCTTGACGAAGGTTAGGATGAATGCCCCGAACAACAACGACGACGTGATAATGTATTTATGCGTCTGGACTTTCGGCAGAAGGAACTTGCCGAACACAAGCCGACCGAACATTTGGGACAACGCATAGGTCGTGACCAATGCGCCGACGAGCTTGATGTTGAAGCCCAGGTCCTGCTGCATGCGCGGCTGGTTCAGGTTGTTCATGATCTGCTCCACATAGACAAACAGGAAAAATGCGACGGCGGTCAGGACAAGCGGAAGCGACATGAAGCTTTCCTTTTTCCCCCGCTGCTTTTCTTCGTTTCTGGCGTTCACTTCCTTGTCGGAAATCTCGCTGATGTTCATGACCAGCAGCATGATGACGAAGATGATGAAGAGGCCGGCAATCAGCCCGAAAACAGTGCGCCAGGACGTGGCGTCGATCACGAAACCGTTGATGATCGGGCTGATCATGAAGCCGGCGCTGAAGAAGACGTTGAGAATGGCCAGCTTCCCTTCGCCTTCGCCCTCTTCGCGCACCGTCCCCATCGTCATGTAGTAGCACGACACCAGCACGAACCCGATCGCCATGTTGCAGATGAACGACATCGAGATATAGACCGGAAGAACGGGGAAGAGGGCAATCAGCGACGATGCGACCAGCATCATGAGACCGGCCAGCATCAGCGTGTTCTTTCCCTTGATTTTGGCGATAACCATTCCTCCGGTGGCCATGGCCAGAATCTGTCCCCACATCCCGAACGAATCATAAAAGACAATCATCGAGGAATCCTTGCCGAAGAATTCAGACACCGGTACGGTGGTCATCCCGTATATGGCCGCCTGGAATCCGGCAAACAGGAAGGCGATGAAGGTAATGAGTATCGCCTTGCGAATGTCGATCCGGGTTGAAAAAATCAATCTGTTTTCCTTGTTCTCGGTTTCATGGCTCATGCAGGGACTCCTTCATTGATCATTGGGTTAACGGCTGGTGCCGTGGTTGAAAACATAGACTTGCGATTCCAACGGGGCAAGCGTGGTCCGGATGGCTCCGCGCCCGTTTTCCACCACGAGGCTGCCAGGTGTGTTGCGGAAAAGGTTTTCCAGTCGATAGGTGCCATCCGGAAGGTTCCATTTTTGGATGAGCTCTTCCGGCAGGCGCAGCCCAACCTCGGCGGTTTGCGTGTGGTCGAAACTGGCCAGTACCACAACATTGGATTGGGCCGACCA is a genomic window of Pontiella desulfatans containing:
- a CDS encoding alpha-amylase family glycosyl hydrolase, yielding MNRIKSVVCLCLAMSVGVSARDWIERPWKDDVIYFLMTDRFHDGDPENNMPPGSDPALYDPAQENINLYHGGDFRGVENALVDGYFTDLGISAIWITPPVRNAWMSLHDLGGSKSGYHGYWAQDFRDIDPHLTSANSRSGTPYAKGREGRLRHYKDLIDLAHQNNIKVVQDMVCNHIGPLFYYDLDGNGSHDGKAEEWMPPYKPDGSYLKSARWTDDPHWNVGKPSGFFQDMELYWAKGFSPDSLGKTDGEEQRCDFFSLRAFNTEPDSPHFDKLVDEFVDIYHFYIDELGVDGLRIDTVKHVDKAFWDAFSSRLRKRLGPDADKLLMFGEVYGNSIQDINQYAGNLGSLLNFQFTWAVRDVLRQGNLGDPDKLRQFIERMNSEVEPKNVRLNTVNFIGNHDGLNRFLVNGVSEQNHALALAVLLTAEGIPCLYYGSELGLRDNQADRHQQSETGRISLFDNTGNRGFGARKANPHFKRVSELVALRKMLPDLVDADIAVIPCGNGLLAYRRGGAVVVLNAGEQPQQPPPLPASTTLLYSNGLITNPEPTGSRSVPAKTLQVYRVR
- a CDS encoding 4-alpha-glucanotransferase, with protein sequence MKINFRIHYHTIPGQHICVGGPAKALGSGDASKAVRLTPINDGNWSATLDIPASATPLEYTYGVLDEQGNCRWEWGGGRKLKVAEPTPPVVFAHDQWRSPSGEERIMYGAAFREVLLKPNAGHRATGSESKQALRFSISMPRIGPRYQACVLGNQAALGLWDQTKPLLLACGNDFPEWAGSIDAAGLSLPIIYKYGIYDTQKKMVATIEDGFDRRIDALPEKDPEYLFIQADESFRYPLGNWKGAGVAVPVFSLRSDASAGIGDFGDLIDFIDWAKQVGMKMVQLLPLNETVASHNWLDSYPYKSISVMALHPIYMDLRQVGALHDKKLMGEISARLMELNAEPHVSFPDVHRIKSRYYKLIYDQEKDATFERKDYKAFFRKNREWLIPYAAFAYLRDKMKSPDFRQWKEYGTYDKAAIEQLCSKESEAWDDIAVHYFIQYHLDKQLRAVSAHARANGIVLKGDIPIGISPDSVEAWTEPHLFNLGAQAGAPPDDFAIKGQNWGFPTYNWEAMAKEDFSWWKKRLHHMGTYFDAYRIDHILGFFRIWEIPLDAVEGVLGYFKPALPMATREIERFGIGFDPERMASPYIREPLLHDLFGESTGEVIKTFLEQTDAGGYRMKKEYDSQLKVNRHFLKGIEEEDLTDENRKTRDGLFDLIANVLFIQTGCDEWHPRISLHSTSSYAELDAHTKQQLDQLYIHFFYKRHDEFWHHKAMEKLPAILSASDMLVCGEDLGMVPGCVPPVMEQLDILSLEIQRMPKDPKVEYAHPSDAPYLSVCTTSTHDMPTIRGWWEADRESIQSFYNNELGLHGTAPYFAEPWVCTKIIAQHLHSPAMWTTFPVQDLLAMDGDLRWDETHEEQINQPSNVRHQWRFRMHQSIEELKQATGFNQSLRALIGDAGRDSDY
- a CDS encoding MFS transporter translates to MSHETENKENRLIFSTRIDIRKAILITFIAFLFAGFQAAIYGMTTVPVSEFFGKDSSMIVFYDSFGMWGQILAMATGGMVIAKIKGKNTLMLAGLMMLVASSLIALFPVLPVYISMSFICNMAIGFVLVSCYYMTMGTVREEGEGEGKLAILNVFFSAGFMISPIINGFVIDATSWRTVFGLIAGLFIIFVIMLLVMNISEISDKEVNARNEEKQRGKKESFMSLPLVLTAVAFFLFVYVEQIMNNLNQPRMQQDLGFNIKLVGALVTTYALSQMFGRLVFGKFLLPKVQTHKYIITSSLLFGAFILTFVKLTHLYPVIFFMVLLGLANSCIYPAILGYGLDQIGHASPQATSFIITCGSIGIPVGTGMSGLLGVHFGRANAMLVGPVLLVVVALLIVVVRRMAAKQPAA